A window of the Zeugodacus cucurbitae isolate PBARC_wt_2022May chromosome 2, idZeuCucr1.2, whole genome shotgun sequence genome harbors these coding sequences:
- the Prosbeta7 gene encoding proteasome subunit beta type-4 has product MYSHNDFIQTELWKGGPVPGQFYNFPGTGQTNNAGNITAPGLFGSNRSSSPITTGTSVIGVKFDGGVMIAADNLVSYGSLARYQDVQRVFKINEKSIIGAGGDFADFQSLKRSIDQKMVEDMCYQDDIEMQPKSLYNWLTRILYNRRSRINPLWLEMVVGGMQDGQPFLGHVDLRGRAYEDDVVATGFGKHFALPLVREQISNNRLLTQSEASQVLRKCMEVLYYRDCRAISKYSVAVSTAQGTIVQGPFEVNQNWQLATLVKGY; this is encoded by the exons ATGTATTCCCACAATGACTTTATACAAACAGAATTATGGAAAGGTGGACCTGTGCCTGGacagttttataattttcctgGCACCGGCCAAACTAACAATGCCGGCAATATCACAGCACCTGGTTTATTTGGGTCCAATCGTTCATC ATCACCAATTACCACTGGTACGTCGGTAATTGGAGTTAAGTTTGATGGTGGTGTAATGATTGCTGCGGATAATCTCGTATCGTATGGCTCATTGGCACGTTACCAAGATGTGCAGcgtgttttcaaaataaatgaaaaatctatCATTGGTGCTGGTGGTGATTTCGCAGATTTTCAAAGCCTAAAAAGAAGTATAGACCAGAAAATGGTGGAAGACATGTGCTATCAAGATGACATTGAAATGCAGCCTAAATCGTTGTACAACTGGTTAACACGCATACTCTACAATCGTCGTAGTCGCATCAATCCATTGTGGCTAGAGATGGTTGTTGGTGGCATGCAAGATGGTCAGCCTTTTTTGGGTCATGTAGATCTACGTGGACGAGCCTACGAAGACGATGTAGTAGCTACCGGTTTTGGTAAACATTTCGCTTTGCCATTAGTGCGTGAGCAAATCTCTAATAATCGTTTACTGACACAAAGTGAAGCTTCACAAGTG ctGCGTAAATGCATGGAAGTTCTGTACTATCGTGATTGTCGTGCGATATCGAAATATTCAGTAGCAGTTTCCACCGCTCAAGGCACAATTGTTCAAGGACCCTTCGAAGTAAATCAAAACTGGCAATTGGCTACTTTGGTTAAGggctattaa
- the LOC105213138 gene encoding proteasome subunit beta type-4-like has product MALNRIPIKFNMLRGRTVLAIKYEKGVLIVADKILVSPKGTEYHGKERIFKISEIIILGGSGDSADLQNIIDKIEELKFEHDRYGITLTPLMLSNWLTKQFYFHHTNGSTLHIDVIVGGLEAGEPFLAHIRHDGSAWEHTYTACDFYCDIVPGDVSYKNLVYEHIKAEINKLSSCSVEGKPSNLIRREEALTIIIDAAKHMSRRFKHSNEVYLLGECDIVDKNSCNIAIEELSC; this is encoded by the exons ATGGCTTTAAATCGGATCCCAATAAAATT TAATATGCTGCGAGGCCGCACCGTTTTAGCCATAAAATACGAAAAAGGGGTGCTGATTGTTGCTGACAAGATACTGGTATCACCGAAAGGAACAGAATATCATGGTAAGGaacgaattttcaaaataagcgAAATTATCATCTTGGGCGGTAGCGGTGATAGTGCGGATTTACAAAAcattattgataaaattgagGAGTTAAAATTTGAGCATGATCGTTATGGTATCACATTAACACCACTCATGCTGTCTAATTGGCTCACAaaacagttttattttcatcatACAAATGGAAGTACCCTGCATATTGATGTAATTGTGGGCGGCCTAGAGGCTGGGGaaccatttttggcacataTCCGACATGACGGTTCTGCTTGGGAACATACATACACCGCTTGTGACTTCTACTGTGATATAGTACCTGGAGATGTGAGTTATAAAAATTTGGTTTACGAGCATATCAaagctgaaataaataaattaagtagcTGTTCAGTTGAAGGCAAACCATCTAATTTGATTAGAAGAGAAGAAGCATTAACAATC atTATAGATGCCGCAAAACATATGAGTAGACGTTTCAAACATTCCAATGAAGTATATTTATTGGGAGAATGTGATATAGTTGACAAAAACTCTTGCAACATCGCAATCGAAGAGTTAAGCTGTTAA
- the LOC105213136 gene encoding ceramide kinase, whose protein sequence is MTQRSTDFTQLPAAPNTASAASRKEEEAKATALAATPIANSQNCDILLNNFQIKKKRYRVLLNYDHIVWERLQTKRSSDADAECNLKQGPVYGKNTNVLHINELIRVSKGNTKSAALHIAAPQPLAEFDAHGTCEHQQQQQHSSTPPTEQYLALSYAARVVNSATDCNRWEVHKLVLYNADAYVVRQWHALLNRMLANTAPTRLRVRRLLVFINPYGGRQRGLQVYERYCKPLFQLAGIDASCIISQRSNQIRDILLSHDLSPFDAVCCVGGDGTVAEVINGLIFRAICDAGMDARQPPYVPKPTLPVAIIPAGSTDTVAYSLHGTSDVRTAAIHLILGQRRGVDICSVRNREGIIRFCASVLSYGYLGDVAAKSERYRWLGTKRYEFAGVKTFLTNNGYEAELRVCQPIGGQKFNAVAAAQETGTSAENMTTTTDDTTCFANCRRCETASIGQAALATKRALMKKGILAGVIAPTRVADDELPSSSSASLKSCEDSNDDQSNKTNYLEVAGGKMCAASSNETMDFVDTKQIDLTDCDNSSELVCDAVVGKCASEIQSKPENEWKTINGKFFMISGANITCACTRSPNGVARYSHLGDGYLDLILVRKTSLLNNVRLLLNLMGRNGDIRNLPFVETYRTKKFCFRSPNANLAQDYSISGSCQPIAETAEGYVDYDDDSGLSRWNCDGEVIGDQELTMISHCQLIDVFMRGPHTYSKPLRSDGKSMLCCCCGCCRSDD, encoded by the exons ATGACGCAGCGCAGCACGGATTTTACGCAGTTGCCCGCTGCGCCCAATACGGCAAGTGCCGCAAGCCGCAAAGAGGAGGAGGCAAAGGCCACAGCGCTGGCAGCAACGCCCATAGCCAACAGTCAAAATTGTGATATACTCCTAAACAACTTTCAAATCAAAAAGAAACGTTATCGCGTCTTGCTCAACTATGACCACATCGTTTGGGAGCGACTGCAGACGAAGCGCAGCAGCGACGCGGACGCTGAGTGCAACTTGAAACAAG gTCCAGTCTACGGCAAAAATACGAATGTGCTGCATATAAACGAGCTAATCAGGGTGAGCAAGGGCAACACCAAGTCGGCGGCTTTGCATATTGCAGCGCCGCAGCCGTTAGCCGAATTCGATGCGCACGGTACATGcgaacatcaacaacaacaacagcacagcaGTACACCACCTACTGAACAGTATCTTGCCTTATCATATGCCGCACGCGTCGTAAACTCAGCCACGGACTGCAATCGCTGGGAAGTGCACAAGCTGGTGCTCTACAATGCAGACGCGTATGTGGTGCGGCAATGGCACGCGCTGCTCAATAGAATGCTCGCAAACACGGCGCCAACGCGTCTGCGCGTGCGCCGCTTGTTGGTATTCATCAATCCGTATGGCGGACGACAGCGCGGCTTGCAAGTCTATGAGCGCTACTGTAAGCCACTATTTCAACTGGCCGGCATCGATGCGTCCTGCATTATCTCGCAACGCTCAAATCAGATACGCGACATACTGTTGAGTCATGATTTGTCACCGTTCGACGCGGTTTGCTGCGTTGGTGGCGATGGCACGGTGGCGGAGGTGATTAACGGGCTCATCTTTCGCGCGATATGCGATGCGGGCATGGATGCGCGCCAACCGCCGTACGTGCCGAAGCCAACACTGCCCGTGGCTATAATACCGGCGGGCAGCACGGATACGGTCGCGTACAGCCTGCACGGCACTTCGGACGTGCGCACCGCGGCGATACATTTGATTTTGGGACAGCGGCGCGGTGTGGACATTTGTAGCGTGCGCAATCGTGAGGGCATCATACGGTTTTGCGCCAGCGTATTATCCTACGGCTATTTGGGCGATGTGGCGGCGAAGAGCGAGCGCTATCGTTGGCTGGGCACGAAGCGCTATGAGTTTGCCGGCGTTAAAACGTTCCTTACCAATAATGGCTACGAGGCCGAGCTGCGCGTATGTCAGCCAATAGGCGGCCAAAAATTTAATGCAGTTGCGGCGGCACAGGAAACGGGCACGAGTGCCGaaaatatgacaacaacaacagatgatACGACTTGCTTTGCGAATTGCAGGCGCTGTGAAACAGCGTCCATTGGGCAGGCGGCGCTCGCGACGAAACGCGCTTTAATGAAGAAAGGCATATTGGCGGGCGTTATTGCGCCAACGCGTGTTGCGGACGATGAGCTGCCCTCATCATCGAGCGCCTCATTGAAGAGTTGTGAGGATAGTAACGACGACCAAAGCAATAAAACGAATTATTTGGAAGTGGCTGGCGGCAAAATGTGTGCTGCAAGTAGCAATGAAACTATGGACTTTGTTGATACGAAGCAAATAGATTTGACAGACTGTGATAATAGTAGTGAATTAGTGTGCGACGCGGTGGTTGGAAAATGCGCGTCGGAAATACAAAGTAAACCCGAAAACGAGTGGAAAACAATAAATGGTAAGTTTTTCATGATCAGCGGCGCGAATATTACGTGCGCCTGCACCCGCAGCCCCAACGGTGTGGCGCGCTACAGTCATCTAGGCGACGGCTATCTAGACCTGATACTGGTGCGAAAAACCTCGTTGCTCAACAATGTACGTTTGCTCTTAAACTTGATGGGGCGCAATGGTGATATA cgAAATTTGCCTTTTGTTGAAACTTATCGCACCAAAAAGTTCTGCTTCCGTTCACCGAATGCCAATCTTGCGCAAGATTACAGCATTAGTGGCTCCTGTCAGCCGATAGCGGAAACTGCGGAAGGTTATGTTGATTATGATGATGATAGCGGCTTGTCGCGTTGGAACTGTGATGGAGAAGTGATTGGTGACCAGGAATTGACGatgat TTCTCATTGCCAATTAATCGATGTTTTCATGCGTGGACCACACACATACAGCAAACCGTTAAGAAGCGATGGCAAATCCATGCTGTGCTGCTGCTGTGGGTGCTGCCGCAGTGATGATTAA